One Candidatus Obscuribacterales bacterium genomic region harbors:
- the smpB gene encoding SsrA-binding protein SmpB, translating to MGKSSSGQKILSDNRQARHQYEVLERFEAGIALKGTEVKSLRLGKANLRDGYALIRDAEVWLHNVHISPHESASQVFNHDPRRVRKLLLHKDEIRRLVGKVEQQGLTLVPLKLYLKEGRVKVDLGLCRGKKLHDKREALKQKQEKRETARALKDY from the coding sequence ATGGGTAAGAGCAGCAGTGGGCAGAAGATCCTTTCAGATAATCGCCAAGCCCGCCATCAATATGAAGTATTAGAGCGCTTTGAAGCCGGCATTGCCCTCAAGGGAACGGAGGTGAAGTCTCTACGATTGGGCAAGGCGAACCTGCGGGATGGGTATGCCCTGATTCGAGATGCGGAGGTGTGGTTGCACAATGTGCATATTTCTCCCCATGAAAGCGCCAGTCAGGTGTTCAACCATGATCCCCGCCGTGTGCGTAAGCTCTTGCTCCATAAGGATGAAATTCGTCGGTTGGTGGGCAAGGTGGAGCAGCAGGGGCTGACCTTGGTGCCGCTGAAGCTGTACTTAAAGGAGGGGCGGGTCAAGGTAGATCTGGGGCTCTGCCGTGGGAAGAAACTGCATGACAAGCGTGAGGCGCTGAAGCAGAAGCAGGAGAAACGAGAAACGGCCAGGGCTCTAAAGGATTACTAA
- a CDS encoding YciI family protein, with amino-acid sequence MPWFAKLERGIVDKATFDQYVPAHIDYVQSLIARGHNARSGYWAERGGGMLLFQASSLEEAEAIVANDPLVQNHCVDYELHEWRIVVQ; translated from the coding sequence ATGCCTTGGTTTGCCAAACTTGAACGGGGTATTGTGGACAAGGCCACCTTCGACCAGTATGTCCCGGCCCATATTGATTATGTCCAATCCCTGATCGCCCGCGGCCACAATGCACGCAGTGGCTATTGGGCAGAGCGGGGCGGTGGCATGTTGCTCTTTCAGGCTAGCTCCTTGGAGGAAGCAGAGGCGATCGTCGCCAATGATCCCTTAGTTCAAAACCATTGCGTAGATTATGAGCTGCATGAATGGCGCATTGTGGTGCAGTAG
- a CDS encoding 2'-5' RNA ligase family protein, whose protein sequence is MSSMTTRQASHPGEYRFFVALIPPPEVQEAALQIIQELGDRFQTSTAKAPPHITLYPPFLWTDSDRLLETLTAIAQTQAPIDITLSGFAAFPPRVLYLHVEPTPGLMDLQTNLSQQLEQHLGIVDPVEQRRGFTPHLTVASRNVTRPTFRTAWSDLQHREFTASFRSDRLSLLRHNRRYWEAVEDCPLATRTGQSSQAPPVPPM, encoded by the coding sequence ATGTCTAGCATGACTACTCGCCAAGCCTCCCATCCCGGTGAATACCGTTTCTTCGTAGCCCTGATCCCACCACCCGAGGTGCAGGAGGCTGCCCTGCAGATCATCCAAGAGCTGGGCGATCGCTTTCAAACCAGCACAGCCAAAGCGCCGCCCCACATTACCCTCTATCCACCCTTTTTATGGACAGATAGCGATCGCCTCCTAGAAACCCTCACAGCGATCGCCCAAACCCAAGCTCCCATTGACATCACGCTCTCTGGCTTTGCCGCCTTTCCCCCTCGGGTGCTCTACCTGCATGTTGAACCAACGCCGGGTCTCATGGACCTCCAAACGAACCTCAGCCAACAGCTTGAGCAGCACCTAGGCATCGTCGATCCCGTTGAACAGCGGCGCGGCTTCACCCCCCACCTCACCGTCGCCTCCCGCAACGTCACCCGTCCTACCTTCCGCACCGCTTGGAGCGACCTCCAACACCGTGAGTTTACGGCCAGCTTCAGGAGCGATCGCCTCTCGCTTCTACGCCACAACCGCCGGTATTGGGAGGCTGTAGAGGATTGCCCCCTTGCCACCAGAACAGGGCAATCTAGCCAAGCACCCCCTGTTCCACCAATGTAA
- a CDS encoding DUF4278 domain-containing protein translates to MKLTYRGTTYNYTPPAVELGDSTSVGTYRGVDIRFRNPKKVFVQQTTLDLKYRNAAYTSTQPVMDAAIAPEVEATPVAQVMAAVAEPVKAAVLDVQDRARALMMGHHRTIKQRQQAMLTRLDAEVGVPVAEAAKYWNHVQGKVHPSFRASYDRSGASLS, encoded by the coding sequence ATGAAACTCACATATCGCGGCACCACATACAACTACACCCCTCCAGCTGTTGAACTAGGCGACTCGACGTCTGTTGGCACCTACCGGGGTGTTGACATCCGATTCCGTAACCCTAAAAAAGTTTTCGTTCAGCAAACCACGCTGGATCTGAAATATCGCAACGCTGCCTACACATCCACTCAGCCCGTGATGGATGCAGCGATCGCTCCTGAGGTTGAAGCAACTCCGGTTGCCCAAGTCATGGCAGCGGTAGCAGAACCCGTCAAGGCGGCTGTTCTAGACGTACAAGATCGGGCGCGGGCTTTGATGATGGGCCACCACCGCACCATCAAGCAACGCCAGCAAGCCATGCTAACCCGCTTGGATGCTGAGGTCGGCGTGCCTGTGGCTGAAGCTGCTAAGTATTGGAATCACGTGCAAGGTAAGGTGCATCCTTCCTTCCGGGCCAGCTACGATCGTAGCGGTGCATCTCTAAGCTAG
- a CDS encoding AMIN domain-containing protein encodes MGKSVRFQRRSTAIAMITVASRLVLGSMGLGLPMMLGTAPLQAAQLTQWSFDASSRSLTVTVPNGQSPDYFLLAEPPRIVINLPGTDVGNVPTEQSYSGMVRHIRVGQFQPGMARIVIELAPDVVFAPGQVELRPVEGDRWMIRPLLEVDTPSVAAAPPPDVSVDSSLGEVEFSMPSPNAPSPSLAPSPPPPTPSVPSPSSANAFPEPASTASLPSANALPELEPGAIEVMVPPPASSPAVAPPAPVQEPTLEPVVEPVVEAEPFDDEDRPGDSVVVQPETQTPPVATQPVVVEPPVSLAPIPSRPADTVDFGQPLPTDVSAMPENPATVVVSSPSVWLPAGTVLTLRYPGERSLDLPLAVPRQEVLLVSQPVVDTTGQVLVPVDSQVLGRFESSSSGSRFVVQALSVDEQNIRVTGQSSTITAQRSGAIAPDQIIEVQLTEDLAYR; translated from the coding sequence ATGGGAAAATCAGTCCGGTTTCAACGTCGATCCACGGCGATCGCTATGATCACCGTGGCATCGCGATTGGTTCTAGGCAGTATGGGACTTGGCTTGCCCATGATGCTGGGGACGGCACCGCTGCAAGCTGCCCAACTCACCCAATGGTCGTTTGATGCGTCCAGCCGTAGCTTGACGGTCACGGTGCCGAATGGACAGAGCCCCGACTATTTTCTATTGGCTGAGCCGCCGCGGATTGTGATTAACTTGCCAGGGACAGATGTGGGCAATGTGCCCACAGAGCAGTCCTATAGCGGCATGGTGCGACATATTCGGGTTGGCCAATTTCAGCCGGGCATGGCTCGCATTGTCATAGAACTAGCGCCAGATGTAGTTTTTGCGCCAGGACAGGTGGAATTGCGTCCCGTGGAGGGCGATCGCTGGATGATTCGGCCGTTGCTGGAGGTCGATACGCCATCGGTAGCTGCAGCGCCGCCCCCTGATGTATCTGTGGATTCTAGTCTCGGTGAGGTGGAGTTCTCCATGCCATCGCCGAATGCTCCCAGTCCGAGCCTTGCTCCGAGTCCACCACCACCTACCCCTAGTGTGCCTAGTCCATCCAGCGCCAATGCTTTCCCTGAGCCTGCGAGTACGGCTAGTCTACCTAGCGCCAATGCTCTCCCTGAGCTGGAGCCCGGTGCTATTGAAGTCATGGTGCCACCGCCGGCATCGTCTCCTGCGGTTGCCCCGCCTGCTCCCGTGCAGGAACCGACGTTAGAGCCGGTGGTAGAGCCGGTGGTAGAGGCAGAACCTTTTGACGATGAAGATAGACCTGGGGATAGCGTTGTGGTTCAGCCGGAAACCCAGACACCTCCGGTTGCGACTCAGCCCGTTGTCGTCGAGCCGCCTGTGTCGTTGGCACCGATACCTTCCCGCCCTGCAGATACAGTGGACTTTGGGCAACCTTTGCCTACTGATGTCTCAGCGATGCCAGAAAACCCCGCGACGGTTGTGGTGTCTAGCCCGTCGGTATGGTTGCCGGCCGGTACGGTTTTGACCCTGCGCTATCCAGGGGAGCGATCGCTCGATCTACCTTTAGCTGTTCCTCGCCAAGAGGTGCTGCTGGTTAGTCAGCCGGTGGTTGATACAACTGGACAGGTGCTGGTGCCAGTGGATAGTCAAGTTCTAGGGCGCTTCGAATCGTCATCGTCGGGTAGCCGCTTTGTGGTTCAGGCGTTATCGGTAGATGAGCAAAATATTCGGGTCACGGGACAGTCATCTACGATCACGGCGCAGCGGTCGGGAGCGATCGCTCCTGACCAAATCATTGAAGTTCAGCTCACGGAAGATCTGGCCTATCGATAG